A region of the Cumulibacter soli genome:
CTGGCTTCGCAGAATGCGGCGGCGCAGCAGTCGGTGCCGCGACAACCGGACGTTCAGGCGCGAGTGTCACAGTGTTCTCCCAGACTTCCGAATGCGGCAACTCTGCCAGCCTCGTGGCGGGATCCCGTGCACCGCCGTGTGCCAGCGCACGGGACCGCCGGTCGAGCGCACACGCGAGGACGAACAGGAACACCCCACGTGCGACTCCAGCGCCGCGGTTGATGCACCGAACTGACCATCAACCCAACTGGACGCTATCGTCCACTATAGTTGAGGATTGCGCGTCGCTCAAGGGGCAGGGCTCAGAGCTTCGCCGCGACACAGTTAGACCACTATCGACCGTCGGTGTTCACCGAGAGCGCTTTCACACGGCGACACACGACCGGCCCAGTCAATGGAGTGACGCTAGAGATGCCCGCGGCGACGTAGGGTCATGCACCGCGCCGTCCGCATTTCTCCCCGCTGAGTGTTTGAACGGCGCGTAGCCGAACTGATCAGTACGATGTCATCGTGACTGAGAGTCCGCAAACGACGACTGAGAAGCGTTTAACCGCGCGGGGCGCCAAGACGCGATCGCGCATTGTCGCGACAGCCGCCGATCTGATTAGAGTGCGGGGCATCGGCGGAACGACCCTCGACGACGTCGTGGCCGCCGGCAACGTCAGCAAGTCGCAACTCTACCGTCACTTCGAGGACAAATCGGCGCTGGTGCGTGCAGTGGTCGACGTGGCCGGAGAGCGAACAATCGACGAGCAGCGCGAGCACTTGAGCAGAGTTAAGACGTTCGCCGGGTTGCGTCGTTGGCGAGATGCGCTCATTAAGAACGCCGCACTGGAGCAAGGCCGCTACGGATGCACCCTCGGCTCCCTGGCCAACGAGGTCTCTGAAAACGATAGCCGCGCACGAGAGCAGTTGCGCGATCTGTTCGACACCTGGACTGAATTATTCGAGGGCGCACTACAACGGTTGCAGGACGGTGGGCAGATCCCACCAGACGCCGATATCCGCCCACTCGCCACCGGATTCGTCGCTGCCGTGCAGGGTGGTTATCTACTGGCGCAGACCGCTCGCGACGTCGAACCGATGGCAGCGGCGATCGACATGTCGATCGCACATCTGCGCCTATTGAACGAACGCCACGCCGCGACCAGCTAACCCAGTCTTTGGCGAGCGGCGTCACGTCATGCACCTGAAGCGTTACTCTGCGGCGTAGGCCGTCCTAGCTTTGCGTAGGAACTCATGCACCTGAAGCGTTACTCTGCGGCGTAGGCCGTCCTAGCTTTGCGTAGGAACCCGAGCACTTTCTCAGCGGGCATTTCGCATGGCTTGAGCACATAGCCCGCGCTCGTACTCCACACATTGGCGCTAACGAGTTCCGAATCGTCCAAGCGTTCGGCCTTCACCGAGGTAGTTCTCCCACCGGCCTGAATCGTACGTGTGACAGCCCAACGCCGGCCGTCGATAACCACGCTTGTCCACCCCCGCGGAATCGCTTCGACCAGCTCGCGAAGTTCACCTTCGAGCGCTTCACCCATGACTCCCCCTCGTACTCCACGTCGAGTATTAGTGACATACACGCCTCTTAGGCCTTGAGATGCGTGTAAGAAATCAGACGTGTTCGGGTAAGTAATTGCGTTCCGCCGTCACTCACTCTCAGAACGGGTATGCCCGCGTCCACGCGGACGTGTTGTACGGAGGCAACTGATGAAAGCAATAGTCGTCACGGACGAAAATGCAGGCACTACGGGAATGGAACTCATCGAAAGGCCGATGCCCAGGATCGATACCAACGATGTACTCGTCGAGGTGTACGCATCGGGATTCACACCCGGCGAGCTGACGTGGCCGGGCACCTGGACTGACCGGAGCGGTCGGGACCGCACGCCATCGATTCCAGGGCACGAATTCGCCGGTATCGTCAAGGAACTCGGGTACGGCTCGCGCGGCGTGAGCGTTGGGCAACGTGTGGTTGGATTGGCCGATTGGTCCCGCGACGGAACACTCGCCGAGTATGTCGCTGTCGAAGCGCGCAACCTCGTTCCGTTACCCGCTGATATCACCTTCGCCACCGGCGCCAGCTTGACGATTTCTGGACTGACCGCATGGCAGGGATTATTCGTACACGCTCGGCTTGAGCCCGGGCAAATAGCGCTCGTACATGGAGCGGCCGGCGGCGTGGGCTCGATCGTCACCCAGTTGGCGCGCGACGCTGGCGCATACGTTATCGGCAGCGGCCGGACAGCCGATCGGCACGACGCCTTAGATTTCGGCGCGCACGAGTTCCTCGACCTCAGCACCGATCGACTCGAAGACCTTGGCGATGTCGATTTGGTGTTCGATGTGATCGGTGCTGAGATCGGTGCGCGATCGGCAGGTATCGTCCGGACGGGCGGCACGCTGGTCACCATTGCTGGTCCACCGCAGGAACGCCCAACTGATGGCCTGGCAATCGATTTCGTCGTCGAGGCCAATCGCACGCAGCTGGTTGAGATTATGCAACGCGCTCGCGACGGTCGGCTTCGAAGCAATATTGGCACTGTCGCCGACCTCGACAACGCGGTCGCTGCATTCAACCCGACCGAGCGCGTATCGGGAAAGACCATCATCCAGATTCGGTCCTAGTTGGGAGCCGATGCCACGGCCCGCGAAGCGGGCTCACCGGGATTCTGGCATCCAGAGCAGCCTGACGTCGTCCGCTATCGCTCGAGCGTGCTCGAAGCCGGCACGAGCCGCCGATGGACGCAGCGATGCGTTCATCGCGTTCGCGCCGAACAAATACTCGTCGGATTTCGGCGGCACGACGGTGATCACGGCACTCCCCTCGGTCTCCAACTGCTTCACCTGCGAGGCGAGGTGCGTACCCCATTCGGCGGGGTGCAACGATCGTCCGCCGAGCGGCGAGAGCACCAGCACTCGGGCATGGCCGCGCCAAGTCCGCGTTCTCGGCGTTGGCGCGGTATCCACCGTCGATATATGGGTGATCGTCGATGAGGTGCGCGAAGCCGCCAGCGCAACTCGCAGCTACGGCGTCGACCAACGACACTCCGCTGGAGCGGTCGAACACGACGGGTTCGGCAGACAGCGCGTCGACGGCGGTCAGTCGAACAGCCCGTTCCGGCCAACGATGATCAGGCAGCCGTGCGGCGACCGTCTCGCGGCGCAGACGCTGAGCCGACTCACTGTGGGATGCCCGGTGCGCCATCGACCGTGTCACCATCTTGCGACGGAACTCCGCTATATCGGCAGACTCGGCGATGAGTGCCTTCATGCGCTCGAGGTGATCACCAGTGGCGGCGGCTGCGATACCACCGCTGTGCGCGTTCGGGGGCGCGTCGAGGGTCGGTTCGGCCAGGACGGCATCTAGCAGCCGCGCGGGTTCAGCTCCGGCGAGCTGCGCGGCGGCGGTCGCGCCCGCCGACGTGCCGACGATCATGTCAGCCGCGGCGACGTCGATTCCGGCATCGCTCAAAGCGGCGAGAACGCCGATGAGCCACGCATTGCCGGTGGATCCGCCACCGCCGAGAACGAGTGCTCGAGTGCCTGACAATGGTGTGGATACGTTCATGGGTTTGCCTTCCAGGTGTTCGGAAGGGCGCCCGTCGCGACTTTCTAGTCGCGCGATCGTGGACGACTCGGAGCGCCCGATGTCATTGGTACATGCACGGGTCTCACCCCCAAGGTCGGAACACGATCTGCTCGGAAAGTTAGCACGCCTCAAAACCCATCGCCACTGAATTAATCTTCGGCGGGTTCAGCGAGAACGCCCGCCAGGATGACGTCTAGCCCGGCGCGGAACCGCACATCGCGATCATCACTGAGAATCGCGACGCCATGAGATGCGCCGGCCGGTTCCTCAACTCCCGATTCCCGCAACGTCTGCACCAGCGAGTCCCATTCGCCATCCACGACCAGCCGCACGTGCGCCTGCTCCTCGATCACAAACCCGACGGTGTAGTTGCGCAGCACATAAGCCACGTCGCCGGTGTCGTACCGTGCGGCGACGAGTCCGGAAAGCAAGGTCCGCAAAGTCGCGCCAACCCTCGCTGCGGCGGGCAGCGGCGAGTAGGCTCCGGCGACGATTCGGCCGCCGTCGGCGAACCGCAGGATGGCGGCACGAAGACGCTCACAACAGTCGCGGACATCCGCTGCCGTTGGTTCCGCGACATCCAGCCCACCCAGGTCGACGGCGGCGTACACCGAGTCCGCCATCGCCCGCTCGATGTCGCGCTTATCACGGAAGTGCTTGTACAAGGCGCCCGGAGAGACCTCCGCTGCCGCCGCGAGTCGCCGAACTGTCAGCGCGTCCAGCCCCTGCAACGACACGTACTCGTGCGCGATCGCGACGAGGCGGTCGCGATTCAACCCTCTGGCGGCCATCTGCGAAGGATATCGGGCCTTGACCCACTGGTGACACGCCTATAGTGTCGCCGAAGTGAACATTGTTTACCTCGAAAACGGCTCGCTGAAGCTGGGACCGATGATCACACTGGCCTGCGGACTCCAGTTGCTCGTCGTACTGGACGGACTGATTCTCACTGTCGCGCTGCCGGACATTCAGTCGGCGCTCAACTTGTCAGCACTGACCCAATCGTGGCTCCTCGGCGGATATCTGGTCACGTTCGGTGGCTTATTGCTGCTGGCCGCGCGCCTCGCCGACCACGTCGGCCATCGGCGAATCATCCTTAGTGGGCTCGCGATCTTCGTTGCCGCCAGTTTGATCGCTGGTCTCGCGACAAACGGGGTGACGATGGTCATTGCGCGGATAGCGCAAGGAGCGGGTGCGGCCGCATTGGCACCGGCCAGCCTCAGTGTGCTTACCCGCCATTTCAATGCGGACCGGCGTACCCGGGCCTTGTCGATATGGAGTGCCACCTCCGCCGCGGGCGGCGTCCTGGGTCTAGTCCTCGGCGGGCTGATCACAAGTACTCTGGGCTGGCGGTGGGTGCTACTGATCAACGTCCCGATCGGCGTCGCGCTGGCGATCATCGCCACCCTGGTCCCAGGTAGGCACTGTGAGGTCCGGCGGTTGGATATTCCTGGCGCAATCGCCGTCACGCTATGTGCCGCCAGTGCGACATTCGCAGCATCGCAACTCGGCGTATTCGGCTGGACCTCGCCATACGTACTGATCGCCGCCGGAACATTCGCGGTAATGCTGTTTGTCGCCATCGCAGTCGAGCGACGTTCACCATCGCCGTTGGTAAACCCCCGCGTCGTACGACGTCCCGGCGTCATCGTTGGAAACACCGTGCTCGCGGCCATGGGCGTCATCATGACCGCGACGACGTACTTCCTTTCCTTATATCTACAAGGAGTCCGGGGCTATCCGGCATGGATGACCGGCCTGGCACTCGGCCCGATGAGCGTCGCACTCGGTATTGGTGCGATCGCATCGCGAAAGTTGATGGCCCGATTCGGCGCCTGGCGATTGCTCCTCCCAGGCTCCGGACTGATGTCTGCGGGACTGCTGTGGCTCGCGACCATCACGCCTCACTCCGGATACATCTCGGACATCCTTGGTCCGACGCTCATCTGGGGCGCCGGGGCCAGCATCGTCACGATGCCGATCGTCTGGATCGCCACGGCTGGGGTCGCCGTCGAGGACGCCGGACTCGCTTCTGGTCTGGTGAACACCTCCCGGCAGCTGGGCGGAGCGCTCGGGTTAGCAGCACTCACCGCACTGGCCGCGTCGGTCGCACACGACTCAGCGGCGGTTGACGTGGTCGTTGACGGCTACCGCGTCGCATTTCGTGCGGCAGCCGCCCTCGCCGCCCTGATCGGGATCACCGCGGCGTTTGCACGACGGTCAGTCGCCGCCGATGAGGCCACCTCCGCACCACCAATACGGTCTACGCTCGAGGAATGAGCCTGCCGACCTTTCCTGACGACTGGGCCCGCGCGACGGTGATTGTGGCCCACCCCGACGATCCCGAGTACGGCGTGGCCGCGGCAATCTGCCGCTGGACCGACCGCGGCAAAGCGGTCACTTACGTGATGGCTAGCAGCGGTGAAGCCGGCATTGAAGGTATGCCACCGGAACAGGCCGGACCGTTGCGTGAGCAGGAACAGATCCGTTCAGCGGCCGTGGTCGGCGTCAACGACGTCCAGTTTCTCGGCTTTCCCGATAGCGCGCTGCGCAATACCGGCGAGTTGCGGGCAGCGATCGCCCAGGTGATCGCCTCGACGAACCCGGACGTGGTGATCACGAACTTCCGAGGGGCCGAGTGGGCGCCCGGCATGAGTAATCAGTCCGATCACATCGAACTCGGCGAGGCCGTGGTCCAGACCATCCGGGAGATGCCCTCGACCCATCACATCCGGCTATTCGAAAACGGCGCCGAACCGACCCATATTGAGCAACTGAGCGAGCACGAGGTAGCGAAAGCGATCGAGTCATTGGCGCAGCACGCCGAATACTTGCGAGTGCTCGATCCCGAAACATCCGTGCGCGAGCAAGCAACAGCACAGATCCATAGCGTCTGCTACCGCGACGGCGAGGACACCGCAGCCGTCCACTTCAGCGAAATCGACGTCCGCGCCTGATCGACCCGCCTACCCCTCGGCGTGCAGCACCGAGTCAGTGTCTTCACCGAGACCCGGCGCGGGAAGTCGCAGCGACCACGGAGTTCTGCTGAACTTGTACGGAGCACCAGGAGCCACCGCCGCGTGACCTAACGCTGGCACCGCGACGACGGCATTCCGGTCCTCACGCACATGCGGATCGCGCACGAGGTCCCCTGGGCCATGCACCGGAGCCCACGGCAACTTTCGCGCCTGGGCCTCATGGAACAACTCTTCGGAATCGGTCTGCGCACAGAACCGCTCGATCACCTCGACGATGTGCTCGGTGAGTTCAGTGCGCGCTTCTGGCGTCGCGTACTCCGCAGACCCAAGGTCTTCGGCGAGCCCGTGCGAGTCCATCCAGTCGACCAGGCCCCGATACCGCCGGTCATCGTCCATATACATCGTCAGGCACATCGCGTACTTACCGTCACGGCAGCGGAAGAGCTGGCGGGAGGTGATTTCCTTCGGATTTCCGTGGCGCGCAGTGTGTCGGCGGACGTGCTCCTGTCGAAACACCCAGTACGGAATGCCCATCTCATTCGATGCGGCCACAGCATCGTGTGCGGCCACATCGACGTACTGCCCCCTCCCCGACGTCTCACGGAACTGCAGCGCGCCCATAATCGCTATCGCGGCCAACGTGCCAGTCATATGCGCGGCCTGTCCCCCTGCCGGGGCGATAGGAAACGACGCGTATCCGGCCTCATCGTCGTAACCGGTCATCGTCATCGTGCCACCGAGTGCGAGTTGCACCAGGTCAGAGGACGCGAACTGTGACCACGGGCCAGCGGGGCCGAATGGAGTGATCTGCGCGTAGACCAGGCGCTCGTTGAGCGAACGCAACTCCGCGTCACCGAGTCCGAGATCCGCCATCGCCTGCGGACCGAGATCCTCAAGGACGACGTCCGCCGAAAGCGCGAGCTTCCGGACAGCAGCACGAGCTGACTCGGATGCAAGGTCAAGGACGACCGAGCGCTTGCTCATGTTGTAATGCCAGAAGAAGAGACTGCGCTCAGGACCTTCGACGTCACCGATGAACGGGGGTACGCGCCGCGCCGGCGCCCCTTCGGGCGGCTCGATCTTGATGACCTCGGCACCCATGTCGGCCAGCAGTTTCCCGCAGTACTGGGCGAGCCCACGATCAATCTCGACGACGCGGAGCCCCGCCAGCGGTCCTGCGGCTGTGCTCGTATCGCCTCCGTTTTCGACACTCACCAGCGTCCCCGATCCATCGGGATGACCCGCGGCGTGCCCTCGGGCCACTCCA
Encoded here:
- a CDS encoding TetR/AcrR family transcriptional regulator, translated to MTESPQTTTEKRLTARGAKTRSRIVATAADLIRVRGIGGTTLDDVVAAGNVSKSQLYRHFEDKSALVRAVVDVAGERTIDEQREHLSRVKTFAGLRRWRDALIKNAALEQGRYGCTLGSLANEVSENDSRAREQLRDLFDTWTELFEGALQRLQDGGQIPPDADIRPLATGFVAAVQGGYLLAQTARDVEPMAAAIDMSIAHLRLLNERHAATS
- a CDS encoding peptide methionine sulfoxide reductase, which codes for MGEALEGELRELVEAIPRGWTSVVIDGRRWAVTRTIQAGGRTTSVKAERLDDSELVSANVWSTSAGYVLKPCEMPAEKVLGFLRKARTAYAAE
- a CDS encoding NADP-dependent oxidoreductase; the protein is MKAIVVTDENAGTTGMELIERPMPRIDTNDVLVEVYASGFTPGELTWPGTWTDRSGRDRTPSIPGHEFAGIVKELGYGSRGVSVGQRVVGLADWSRDGTLAEYVAVEARNLVPLPADITFATGASLTISGLTAWQGLFVHARLEPGQIALVHGAAGGVGSIVTQLARDAGAYVIGSGRTADRHDALDFGAHEFLDLSTDRLEDLGDVDLVFDVIGAEIGARSAGIVRTGGTLVTIAGPPQERPTDGLAIDFVVEANRTQLVEIMQRARDGRLRSNIGTVADLDNAVAAFNPTERVSGKTIIQIRS
- a CDS encoding patatin-like phospholipase family protein, with product MNVSTPLSGTRALVLGGGGSTGNAWLIGVLAALSDAGIDVAAADMIVGTSAGATAAAQLAGAEPARLLDAVLAEPTLDAPPNAHSGGIAAAATGDHLERMKALIAESADIAEFRRKMVTRSMAHRASHSESAQRLRRETVAARLPDHRWPERAVRLTAVDALSAEPVVFDRSSGVSLVDAVAASCAGGFAHLIDDHPYIDGGYRANAENADLARPCPSAGALAARRTIVAPRRMGYAPRLAGEAVGDRGECRDHRRAAEIRRVFVRRERDERIAASIGGSCRLRARSSDSGRRQAALDARIPVSPLRGPWHRLPTRTESG
- a CDS encoding TetR family transcriptional regulator, whose translation is MAARGLNRDRLVAIAHEYVSLQGLDALTVRRLAAAAEVSPGALYKHFRDKRDIERAMADSVYAAVDLGGLDVAEPTAADVRDCCERLRAAILRFADGGRIVAGAYSPLPAAARVGATLRTLLSGLVAARYDTGDVAYVLRNYTVGFVIEEQAHVRLVVDGEWDSLVQTLRESGVEEPAGASHGVAILSDDRDVRFRAGLDVILAGVLAEPAED
- a CDS encoding MFS transporter; protein product: MNIVYLENGSLKLGPMITLACGLQLLVVLDGLILTVALPDIQSALNLSALTQSWLLGGYLVTFGGLLLLAARLADHVGHRRIILSGLAIFVAASLIAGLATNGVTMVIARIAQGAGAAALAPASLSVLTRHFNADRRTRALSIWSATSAAGGVLGLVLGGLITSTLGWRWVLLINVPIGVALAIIATLVPGRHCEVRRLDIPGAIAVTLCAASATFAASQLGVFGWTSPYVLIAAGTFAVMLFVAIAVERRSPSPLVNPRVVRRPGVIVGNTVLAAMGVIMTATTYFLSLYLQGVRGYPAWMTGLALGPMSVALGIGAIASRKLMARFGAWRLLLPGSGLMSAGLLWLATITPHSGYISDILGPTLIWGAGASIVTMPIVWIATAGVAVEDAGLASGLVNTSRQLGGALGLAALTALAASVAHDSAAVDVVVDGYRVAFRAAAALAALIGITAAFARRSVAADEATSAPPIRSTLEE
- a CDS encoding PIG-L deacetylase family protein, with the protein product MSLPTFPDDWARATVIVAHPDDPEYGVAAAICRWTDRGKAVTYVMASSGEAGIEGMPPEQAGPLREQEQIRSAAVVGVNDVQFLGFPDSALRNTGELRAAIAQVIASTNPDVVITNFRGAEWAPGMSNQSDHIELGEAVVQTIREMPSTHHIRLFENGAEPTHIEQLSEHEVAKAIESLAQHAEYLRVLDPETSVREQATAQIHSVCYRDGEDTAAVHFSEIDVRA
- a CDS encoding CaiB/BaiF CoA transferase family protein — translated: MSVENGGDTSTAAGPLAGLRVVEIDRGLAQYCGKLLADMGAEVIKIEPPEGAPARRVPPFIGDVEGPERSLFFWHYNMSKRSVVLDLASESARAAVRKLALSADVVLEDLGPQAMADLGLGDAELRSLNERLVYAQITPFGPAGPWSQFASSDLVQLALGGTMTMTGYDDEAGYASFPIAPAGGQAAHMTGTLAAIAIMGALQFRETSGRGQYVDVAAHDAVAASNEMGIPYWVFRQEHVRRHTARHGNPKEITSRQLFRCRDGKYAMCLTMYMDDDRRYRGLVDWMDSHGLAEDLGSAEYATPEARTELTEHIVEVIERFCAQTDSEELFHEAQARKLPWAPVHGPGDLVRDPHVREDRNAVVAVPALGHAAVAPGAPYKFSRTPWSLRLPAPGLGEDTDSVLHAEG